Proteins encoded in a region of the Peromyscus maniculatus bairdii isolate BWxNUB_F1_BW_parent chromosome 15, HU_Pman_BW_mat_3.1, whole genome shotgun sequence genome:
- the Rpl37 gene encoding large ribosomal subunit protein eL37 — MTKGTSSFGKRRNKTHTLCRRCGSKAYHLQKSTCGKCGYPAKRKRKYNWSAKAKRRNTTGTGRMRHLKIVYRRFRHGFREGTTPKPKRAAVAASSSS, encoded by the exons ATG ACGAAAGGGACGTCATCCTTTGGAAAGCGTCGCAACAAGACGCACACGCTTTGCCGCCGCTGCGGCTCCAAGGCCTACCACCTTCAGAAGTCGACCTGTGGCAAGTGTGGCTACCCGGCCAAGCGCAAGAGAAAGT ATAACTGGAGTGCGAAGGCTAAGAGACGAAACACTACCGGGACTGGGCGGATGAGGCACCTGAAAATTGTCTATCGAAGATTCAG ACATGGATTCCGTGAAGGGACAACACCTAAACCCAAGAGGGCAGCTGTTGCAGCATCCAGTTCATCTTGA